In a genomic window of Campylobacter concisus:
- a CDS encoding TonB-dependent receptor domain-containing protein: MKSALKISICAAIFINLPLFANEDKVLPEVKVVSATGFEQNIKDAPATLSVITKEALEKKNHKDIESMTKDIPSLFGTTPEAANRRGISIRGFSPRFTKILVNGMPVPGDNAYKGLRSVGSSYSFIPPASAISRIEVIRGPMSSLYGSDALGGVINIITDEFSNEFGVNLGSSYKFARNKNISGEFYNSLYLHSGLIDDVLSVSVYGKNLNKSEDKISYANREQKDRNFGAKLFLKPNENNDITLELARSDVKYKRTKGKTLSTGTNSVASERIKGDVINLSHEARLDNILLQSYLSYGKIKEIAQQNLTLKTLNFDTKGSYFTDNNAFTLGLNAKREKLDEKATTADAANVKRYDYSVYAEDDYRLIKDFILSTGIRYNYDENYGSHVSPRIYGIYNLNDFFALKGGVSTGYATPDIKQRTQDLALPFAGGRGAQLGRSSLKPETSVSYEFGGVYNNNEGFETSLTGFYTSFKDMLSYRPICSRGSVCRHKGKIYPNGIWESINIGKAEIYGVELTNEWQVTNALRLNQSYVYTKSKQKDGSEVGKSLNNYPLHTFKFGANYELNRWLNFWSQINYYGRTKNSFSYADDMRAYVIADLGINYNVTKNFSLNLSVYNLFNEFFTTRSGRYDVLIVDGQKIELGFNLKF; the protein is encoded by the coding sequence GTGAAAAGTGCATTAAAAATTTCTATTTGCGCGGCAATTTTTATAAATTTACCGCTTTTTGCAAATGAAGATAAGGTTCTGCCAGAAGTTAAAGTAGTTAGTGCGACAGGATTTGAGCAAAATATCAAAGACGCACCAGCAACGCTTAGTGTTATAACCAAAGAGGCATTAGAAAAGAAAAATCACAAAGATATCGAGAGCATGACCAAAGATATCCCAAGTCTTTTTGGGACGACTCCAGAAGCGGCAAATAGACGAGGAATTTCTATACGTGGATTCTCTCCAAGATTTACTAAAATTTTAGTAAATGGCATGCCAGTACCAGGCGATAACGCCTATAAAGGCCTTAGAAGCGTTGGAAGCTCATATAGTTTCATTCCGCCAGCAAGTGCGATAAGCCGTATCGAAGTGATACGTGGACCTATGAGCTCGCTTTATGGAAGTGACGCGTTAGGTGGAGTTATAAATATCATTACAGATGAGTTTAGTAATGAATTTGGTGTAAATCTTGGCTCAAGCTATAAATTTGCTAGAAATAAAAATATAAGCGGCGAGTTTTACAATAGCCTTTATTTGCACTCTGGACTAATTGACGATGTTTTAAGTGTTTCTGTTTATGGTAAAAATTTAAATAAATCAGAAGATAAAATTTCTTATGCAAATAGAGAGCAAAAGGATAGAAATTTTGGTGCGAAGCTATTTTTGAAGCCAAATGAAAATAATGATATTACGCTTGAGCTTGCAAGAAGCGATGTAAAATATAAAAGAACTAAAGGCAAAACACTATCAACTGGCACTAACTCAGTTGCTAGCGAGAGAATAAAAGGCGATGTGATAAATTTAAGCCACGAAGCAAGGCTTGATAATATCTTGCTTCAAAGCTATTTATCTTATGGCAAGATAAAAGAGATAGCACAACAAAATTTGACACTAAAGACTCTAAATTTTGATACAAAAGGCTCATATTTTACTGATAATAACGCCTTTACATTAGGACTAAATGCTAAAAGAGAAAAGCTAGATGAAAAGGCAACCACAGCGGACGCTGCGAATGTAAAGAGGTATGATTATTCGGTCTATGCTGAAGATGATTATCGCCTTATAAAAGACTTCATTTTAAGCACAGGTATTCGCTATAACTACGATGAAAACTATGGCTCGCACGTTTCACCAAGAATTTATGGTATCTATAACTTAAATGACTTTTTTGCCCTAAAAGGCGGAGTTAGCACAGGTTATGCGACACCTGATATCAAGCAACGCACGCAAGATCTTGCTTTGCCATTTGCTGGAGGACGTGGAGCGCAGCTTGGTAGAAGCAGCCTTAAGCCAGAGACAAGCGTAAGTTATGAATTTGGTGGCGTTTATAATAACAATGAAGGTTTTGAAACGTCTTTAACTGGCTTTTACACAAGTTTTAAAGATATGTTAAGTTACAGACCTATCTGCTCAAGAGGTAGTGTTTGCAGACATAAAGGCAAAATTTATCCAAATGGTATTTGGGAGAGTATAAATATCGGTAAGGCTGAAATTTACGGAGTCGAGCTAACAAATGAGTGGCAGGTGACAAATGCTCTTAGACTAAATCAAAGCTACGTCTATACAAAATCAAAACAAAAAGATGGATCAGAAGTTGGTAAAAGCTTAAACAACTATCCGCTTCATACATTTAAATTTGGAGCGAACTACGAGCTAAATAGATGGCTAAATTTCTGGTCACAGATAAATTACTATGGTAGAACTAAAAACTCATTTAGCTATGCTGATGATATGAGAGCTTACGTTATCGCAGATCTTGGCATAAACTATAATGTAACTAAAAATTTCAGCCTAAACTTAAGCGTTTATAATCTATTTAACGAGTTTTTTACGACAAGATCAGGCAGATATGATGTTTTAATAGTCGATGGGCAAAAGATCGAACTTGGCTTTAATTTGAAGTTTTAA
- a CDS encoding helix-turn-helix domain-containing protein — protein sequence MINLDKKYGTSKISQKEKQVSVEFFKQSSGISYLKSEILCNGKIKRDRHKSKKYLFLMFNEDKNDLCFKLDRKEYILNKDEFCIGLVNDDFKGVFEYQNKFYKTKTLLFDESYANKLEIFAGLRFDDKFELLKYKKDLAQICVLNELDTTNLYEGAMREIFTESKILELIYKSKIRKESEFSLNSDEEKTLLKAKTILLSRMQNPPSIKELAHLCGTNDFWLKKNFKLFFKDTIYQLLAKERLKLAFSLLEQNDISIKEAANIVGYANTAHFAKIFKINFGFLPSKLLKTKNYF from the coding sequence ATGATAAATTTAGACAAAAAATATGGAACGAGCAAGATATCTCAAAAGGAAAAACAAGTAAGCGTGGAGTTTTTCAAGCAAAGCAGTGGTATCAGCTATCTAAAAAGTGAAATTTTATGTAATGGCAAGATAAAAAGAGATCGCCACAAGTCTAAAAAATACCTATTTTTAATGTTTAATGAGGATAAAAACGATCTTTGCTTTAAGCTTGATAGAAAAGAGTATATTTTAAACAAAGATGAATTTTGCATTGGGCTTGTTAATGACGATTTCAAAGGTGTCTTTGAGTATCAAAATAAATTTTATAAGACTAAAACACTACTTTTTGACGAAAGCTACGCAAATAAGCTTGAGATATTTGCTGGACTTAGATTTGATGATAAATTTGAGCTTTTAAAATACAAAAAAGATTTAGCTCAAATTTGCGTTTTAAATGAACTTGATACGACAAATTTATATGAAGGCGCGATGAGGGAAATTTTTACCGAGTCAAAAATTTTAGAGCTTATTTATAAAAGTAAAATACGAAAAGAGAGCGAATTTTCACTTAACAGTGACGAAGAAAAGACTCTTTTAAAGGCTAAAACGATCTTATTAAGCCGTATGCAAAATCCTCCAAGCATCAAAGAGCTAGCCCATCTTTGTGGCACAAATGACTTTTGGCTAAAGAAAAATTTTAAGCTATTTTTCAAAGATACGATCTATCAGCTCTTAGCAAAAGAGCGTCTAAAGCTAGCTTTTTCTCTTTTAGAGCAAAATGATATCAGCATAAAAGAAGCCGCGAATATCGTAGGCTACGCAAATACTGCACATTTTGCAAAAATTTTTAAGATAAATTTTGGCTTTTTACCAAGCAAACTCTTAAAGACTAAAAACTACTTTTAA
- the hemW gene encoding radical SAM family heme chaperone HemW has translation MQVYIHVPFCESKCPYCAFGSSDDEFNKVSAYFKALCLDLNFQLKSQNVKEISTIFFGGGTPSAVNAKFYDEIFSILAPLCTPEAEITLEANPNSATLTWLKHVKNLGANRISFGAQSFFEDKLKFLGRIHSREQIFKAVENAHAAGFSNINLDLIYDTKFDTKKRLLAETKNLKSLAITHLSAYSLALEESTPFAGKKSYKKDSDTLAKFMIEQIKRAGFGQYEISNFGQICKHNLGYWQGKNYLGVGAYSVGFVDGVRYYAKNSIDAYISQPTYREKEILNESELVREHIFLGLRSIVGVEAERLSEAQKKRANFLVENEKLLFKNGKFYNPNFLLSDEIALFIEG, from the coding sequence TTGCAAGTTTATATCCACGTGCCATTTTGTGAAAGCAAGTGTCCTTATTGTGCTTTTGGCTCAAGTGACGACGAATTTAACAAGGTTAGCGCCTATTTTAAGGCACTTTGCCTTGATCTAAATTTTCAGCTAAAAAGCCAAAATGTAAAAGAAATTTCTACTATCTTTTTTGGTGGCGGCACACCAAGCGCGGTAAATGCTAAATTTTATGATGAAATTTTTAGCATTTTAGCGCCTCTTTGCACACCAGAAGCCGAGATCACACTTGAAGCAAACCCAAACTCAGCAACCCTTACTTGGCTAAAACATGTTAAAAATTTAGGCGCAAATCGCATAAGCTTTGGCGCTCAAAGTTTTTTTGAAGATAAGCTAAAATTTCTTGGGCGCATTCACAGCAGGGAGCAAATTTTTAAAGCAGTTGAAAACGCCCATGCAGCTGGCTTTAGCAATATAAATTTAGACCTCATCTATGACACCAAATTTGACACTAAAAAGCGTCTTTTAGCTGAAACTAAAAATTTAAAAAGTCTTGCTATCACGCACCTAAGCGCTTACTCGCTCGCACTTGAAGAAAGCACCCCTTTTGCTGGTAAAAAAAGTTATAAAAAAGATAGCGACACTTTGGCTAAATTTATGATAGAGCAGATCAAGCGAGCTGGCTTTGGGCAGTATGAAATTTCAAATTTCGGTCAAATTTGCAAGCACAATCTTGGCTACTGGCAAGGCAAAAATTATCTTGGTGTGGGCGCTTATAGCGTGGGCTTCGTGGACGGCGTCAGATACTACGCCAAAAATAGCATAGATGCCTACATCTCACAACCAACTTACAGAGAAAAAGAAATTTTAAACGAGAGTGAGCTAGTAAGAGAGCATATATTTTTAGGGCTTAGAAGCATAGTTGGCGTGGAGGCTGAACGATTAAGTGAGGCACAGAAAAAAAGGGCAAATTTTCTTGTAGAAAATGAAAAACTGCTCTTTAAAAATGGTAAATTTTACAATCCAAATTTCTTACTAAGCGACGAAATCGCACTCTTTATCGAAGGCTAA
- the tatB gene encoding Sec-independent protein translocase protein TatB, with the protein MFGMSFSEILVIAIIAVLVLGPDKLPSAMVQIAKFLKMFKKGINDAKSTFDQEMKIAELKEDAQKYKESITKSTQNVRKKLTFEELDEIKKSASDVTESIQNVVSDTKKTVENIQNPTNLVKDAILNDKKEA; encoded by the coding sequence ATGTTTGGAATGAGTTTTTCTGAAATCTTAGTTATCGCCATTATTGCAGTGTTAGTTTTAGGTCCTGACAAGCTGCCAAGTGCGATGGTTCAGATTGCAAAATTTCTAAAAATGTTTAAAAAAGGCATAAACGACGCAAAATCAACATTTGATCAAGAAATGAAGATAGCAGAGCTAAAAGAAGATGCTCAAAAATATAAAGAAAGCATAACTAAAAGTACGCAGAATGTGCGCAAAAAGCTTACTTTTGAAGAGCTTGACGAGATCAAGAAAAGCGCAAGCGACGTCACTGAAAGCATACAAAACGTCGTAAGCGACACGAAAAAAACGGTAGAAAATATACAAAATCCAACAAATTTAGTTAAAGATGCGATCTTAAACGATAAAAAAGAGGCGTAA
- the tatC gene encoding twin-arginine translocase subunit TatC codes for MFEELRPHLIELRKRLFISIVSVFVCFGICFTFWNPLLAWMSEPLKQVLPAGSNIIFTQIQEPFFTAMKVAFFAGVVIALPIIFWQFWLFVAPGLYDNEKKYVIPFVISASFMFACGAAFCYYVVIPLGFAFLVNFGGQLFTALPSIGEYVGFFAKLLIGFGISFELPVITFFLAKIGLVDDKMLKDYFRYAVVIIFIFAAIVTPPDVISQVLMALPLIGLYGISIIVAKKANKSDDEDEKEEQDSDVASDE; via the coding sequence ATGTTTGAAGAGCTAAGACCCCATTTAATCGAACTTAGAAAGAGACTTTTTATAAGCATAGTAAGCGTTTTTGTCTGTTTTGGCATCTGCTTTACGTTTTGGAACCCACTGCTTGCATGGATGAGCGAACCGCTAAAACAGGTCTTACCAGCTGGCTCAAATATCATATTTACTCAAATTCAAGAGCCATTTTTTACAGCAATGAAAGTTGCATTTTTTGCTGGAGTCGTGATCGCGCTACCTATCATTTTTTGGCAATTTTGGCTATTTGTCGCTCCTGGGCTTTATGACAATGAAAAAAAATATGTGATCCCATTTGTCATCTCAGCTTCATTTATGTTTGCGTGCGGGGCGGCATTTTGTTATTACGTGGTGATTCCACTTGGCTTTGCATTTTTGGTAAATTTTGGTGGCCAGCTCTTTACGGCACTACCAAGCATTGGCGAGTATGTTGGCTTTTTTGCAAAACTACTAATTGGCTTTGGAATTTCATTTGAGCTACCAGTCATTACATTTTTCTTAGCAAAGATCGGGCTTGTCGATGACAAAATGCTAAAAGATTACTTCAGATACGCTGTTGTTATCATCTTTATCTTTGCAGCCATCGTTACACCACCTGATGTGATAAGTCAAGTCTTAATGGCACTACCACTCATCGGACTTTATGGAATTTCAATAATCGTCGCTAAAAAAGCTAACAAGAGCGACGATGAAGACGAAAAAGAAGAACAAGACAGCGACGTAGCAAGCGATGAGTAA
- the queA gene encoding tRNA preQ1(34) S-adenosylmethionine ribosyltransferase-isomerase QueA yields MSNINDVSSYDYFLPEDLIAKEPVLPKEEARLLVYYKNTKEIKHYKFKDLSSLIPEDVAVIFNNTKVIKARILGQKESGGACEVMLNQPIGENKFSVYIRGKVSAGSILNFPDNLKVNVLELNDDGTRVVNFTQNGVLLDNVHLFSELEKIGHVPLPPYIKRADTKNDESWYQSIFAKNSGAVAAPTASLHISEQMLEQIKAKHEVAYITLHVGAGTFKGVECQNINDHKMHSEFYELSEQAQEIINSNKPILGVGTTVTRCVEEFARSKQASGFCKLFLNLNNKPIRQNYLLTNFHLPKSTLIMLVTSFIGLEETMRIYKTAVDEKYRFYSYGDGMLII; encoded by the coding sequence ATGAGTAATATAAACGACGTCTCAAGTTATGACTATTTTTTGCCAGAAGATCTCATCGCAAAAGAGCCAGTTTTGCCAAAAGAAGAGGCAAGATTGCTCGTCTATTATAAAAATACAAAAGAGATAAAACACTACAAATTTAAAGATCTCTCCAGCCTCATCCCAGAGGACGTAGCGGTCATTTTTAATAACACAAAAGTTATCAAAGCTCGCATTTTAGGACAAAAAGAAAGCGGCGGGGCTTGCGAAGTGATGCTAAATCAGCCCATAGGCGAAAATAAATTTAGCGTCTATATAAGAGGCAAAGTAAGCGCTGGTAGCATTTTAAATTTTCCTGATAACCTAAAAGTAAATGTGCTTGAGCTAAATGATGATGGCACAAGAGTGGTAAATTTTACGCAAAATGGCGTTTTGCTTGATAATGTTCACCTTTTTAGTGAGCTTGAAAAGATTGGTCACGTCCCACTTCCACCATACATTAAAAGGGCTGACACAAAGAATGATGAGAGCTGGTATCAAAGCATATTTGCCAAAAATAGTGGTGCAGTGGCAGCTCCAACAGCTAGCCTTCACATAAGTGAACAAATGCTAGAGCAGATAAAAGCAAAGCATGAAGTCGCCTACATTACGCTTCACGTTGGCGCTGGGACATTTAAAGGTGTGGAGTGCCAAAATATAAATGACCACAAAATGCACTCAGAATTTTACGAGCTAAGCGAGCAAGCTCAAGAGATTATAAATTCTAATAAACCAATCCTTGGCGTTGGCACGACGGTTACTAGATGCGTTGAAGAATTTGCAAGAAGCAAGCAAGCAAGCGGCTTTTGCAAGCTATTTTTAAACCTAAATAATAAACCAATTAGGCAAAACTACCTTCTTACGAATTTTCATCTACCAAAATCAACTCTAATAATGCTAGTTACCAGCTTCATAGGACTTGAAGAGACGATGAGAATTTATAAAACGGCAGTTGATGAAAAGTATAGATTTTACTCATACGGCGACGGGATGTTGATAATATGA
- the ruvX gene encoding Holliday junction resolvase RuvX, translating to MREKFMAIDVGLKRIGLAFGFGEIVTPLEPVLRKNRNQAARDVSQKVNEYAPDTLVVGVPIGGSSEDEMRRRIEHFVSLLDVKANIVYQDEAFSSSEASEIYTNTRRDGRLDSISATIILKRYLRIN from the coding sequence ATGAGAGAGAAATTTATGGCTATTGATGTTGGGTTAAAGCGAATAGGGCTTGCTTTTGGTTTTGGCGAGATCGTGACCCCGCTTGAGCCAGTGCTTAGAAAAAACAGAAACCAAGCCGCAAGAGATGTGAGCCAAAAGGTAAATGAATATGCCCCAGATACGCTAGTGGTAGGTGTGCCAATCGGCGGTAGTAGCGAAGATGAGATGAGAAGACGCATTGAGCATTTTGTCTCACTTCTTGATGTAAAGGCAAATATTGTCTATCAAGATGAGGCCTTTAGTAGTAGCGAAGCTAGTGAAATTTACACAAATACTAGACGAGATGGTAGGCTAGATAGCATTTCAGCCACTATTATTTTAAAAAGATATCTTAGGATAAATTAA
- a CDS encoding DNA-processing protein DprA, translated as MRLDFIPEPLKRLKNPPKQLNFIGDTSLLSLPKIAVVGSRKASVYTKECVTALCAALKSANVCVVSGGAIGVDITAHKAAMPRTIGIFASGLDTIYPSQNKVAINEIYTKALALSEYDEGEPPLAYRFLERNRIVVGLCGALVVAQADFKSGSMQSARLANELKIPVYVLPQRMGESDGTNFLLANKKAELIDDYHKFASLFGEIKEQEKTSDEILEFCKNGVSLDEVLAKFGDIIYEYELEGLVEISNLRVKSVL; from the coding sequence ATGAGACTTGACTTTATCCCAGAGCCGTTAAAAAGACTTAAAAATCCACCAAAGCAGCTAAATTTTATCGGAGATACTTCGCTTTTATCCTTACCAAAGATCGCAGTTGTTGGCTCAAGAAAAGCAAGTGTTTATACAAAAGAGTGCGTTACGGCACTTTGCGCAGCACTAAAAAGTGCAAACGTTTGCGTGGTAAGTGGTGGAGCAATCGGCGTTGATATCACAGCTCATAAAGCCGCTATGCCACGAACGATTGGCATTTTTGCGAGCGGACTTGACACCATCTATCCAAGCCAAAATAAAGTGGCAATAAATGAAATTTACACCAAAGCCTTGGCTCTTAGTGAGTATGATGAAGGTGAGCCACCACTTGCTTATAGATTTTTGGAGCGAAACCGCATAGTTGTGGGGCTTTGTGGAGCTCTAGTCGTCGCGCAAGCTGATTTTAAAAGTGGCTCAATGCAAAGTGCGAGGCTTGCAAATGAGCTTAAAATTCCAGTTTATGTACTGCCACAACGTATGGGCGAAAGCGATGGGACAAATTTTTTGCTTGCAAATAAAAAAGCCGAGCTTATCGATGACTATCATAAATTTGCTTCACTTTTTGGCGAGATTAAAGAGCAAGAAAAGACTAGTGACGAGATTTTAGAATTTTGTAAAAATGGCGTAAGTCTTGATGAAGTTTTGGCAAAATTTGGTGATATCATCTATGAGTACGAGCTTGAAGGGTTAGTTGAAATTTCAAATCTAAGAGTAAAGAGCGTGCTATGA
- a CDS encoding divergent polysaccharide deacetylase family protein: MSEKKTTKKRPTKKSAGRSHNKTYLGIGIIAAILIIALSVALSIKNNGTEQLSKTNEPKIEKQIPKKAEPKVASKEKKQEYEKRKYPLKFDEDENLSKIFTDPKHKSELALNSKVEPKEQKKIAEVKSEAKKEEIKKEQNDTKNLLASYKNTEPSVIENEQKIEPFYSSKVEQKTELKPQNFEAKVDQNKSTEIEKKEKIKSENIKVEPAKKTENLTTKKIEKTKYEEKNIQKDSFEAVPFTPSASIKGRAKLVIIIDDVATFEHASMIKSLGLKITPSIFPATKTHPDTPNIARTFEFYMIHLPMQAKHFDSPEIGTLTINESFESMHEKIKKIRKDFPRAKYTNNHTGSRFTSDFDAMDKAYRALIEQGFVFVDSKTIAQTAVARAAKKHNQPYISRDIFLDDDPSASAVRRELVAAVNLAKKRGYAIAIGHPKKNTIAVIKESKNNLLKDVDVVYLKDIL, encoded by the coding sequence TTGAGCGAAAAAAAGACTACAAAGAAGCGACCTACAAAAAAGAGTGCAGGTCGCTCTCATAATAAAACCTATCTTGGTATCGGCATTATCGCAGCTATTTTGATAATAGCACTTAGCGTAGCCCTTAGTATAAAAAATAATGGTACAGAGCAGTTAAGCAAAACAAATGAGCCAAAGATAGAGAAGCAAATTCCAAAAAAAGCTGAGCCAAAGGTTGCTAGTAAAGAGAAAAAACAAGAGTACGAAAAGAGAAAATACCCTCTAAAATTTGATGAAGATGAAAATTTAAGTAAAATTTTTACCGATCCTAAGCATAAAAGTGAGCTTGCTTTAAATTCAAAAGTTGAGCCAAAAGAGCAAAAAAAGATAGCTGAAGTAAAGAGTGAAGCCAAAAAAGAAGAGATAAAAAAAGAGCAAAACGATACTAAAAATTTACTCGCAAGTTATAAAAATACAGAGCCTAGTGTAATAGAAAATGAACAAAAGATAGAGCCATTTTATAGCTCAAAAGTCGAACAGAAAACCGAGTTAAAACCTCAAAATTTTGAAGCAAAAGTCGATCAAAATAAAAGTACTGAAATAGAAAAAAAAGAGAAAATTAAAAGCGAGAACATAAAAGTCGAGCCAGCTAAAAAAACTGAAAATTTAACTACCAAAAAGATAGAAAAAACAAAATACGAAGAAAAAAATATACAAAAAGATAGCTTTGAAGCGGTACCTTTTACGCCAAGCGCTAGCATAAAAGGGCGCGCAAAGCTCGTCATCATAATAGACGATGTGGCGACATTTGAACATGCGAGTATGATAAAGTCGCTTGGCCTAAAAATCACGCCGTCTATTTTTCCAGCGACAAAGACTCATCCAGATACGCCAAATATCGCAAGAACATTTGAGTTTTATATGATACATCTTCCGATGCAAGCAAAGCACTTTGATAGCCCAGAGATAGGCACTCTTACGATCAACGAGAGTTTTGAGAGTATGCACGAAAAGATAAAAAAGATACGCAAAGACTTCCCGCGTGCAAAATATACAAACAACCACACAGGATCACGCTTTACAAGCGATTTTGACGCTATGGATAAGGCTTATAGGGCGCTGATAGAGCAGGGCTTTGTCTTTGTTGATAGCAAAACTATCGCCCAAACCGCAGTAGCAAGAGCTGCAAAAAAACATAATCAGCCATACATTTCAAGGGATATATTTTTAGACGACGATCCATCGGCTAGTGCTGTTAGGCGTGAGCTTGTGGCTGCTGTAAATTTGGCTAAAAAAAGAGGCTATGCGATCGCCATCGGGCATCCAAAGAAAAATACGATTGCAGTGATAAAAGAGAGCAAAAATAATCTTTTAAAAGATGTTGATGTTGTTTATTTAAAAGATATTTTATGA
- the ilvC gene encoding ketol-acid reductoisomerase translates to MAINVYYDKDCDLSLIQSKKVAIIGFGSQGHAHAENLRDNGVSVVIGLSKGGKSWAKAEAKGFEVKTVSEATKGADVIMILTPDELQAEIYKNEIEPNLKDHAAIAFGHGFNVHFGQIKAPANIDVIMIAPKAPGHTVRSEFVRGGGIPDLIAVEQNASGKAKEIALSYACGIGGGRTGIIETTFKDETETDLFGEQAVLCGGLCALVNAGFDTLVEAGYEPEMAYFECLHELKLIVDLMYQGGMADMRYSISNTAEYGDYVSGVRVVGEESRKAMKEVLKEIQNGKFAKDFILERKAGYVRMNAERGIAERSLLNQTGKKLRAMMPWITNGKLIDQNKN, encoded by the coding sequence ATGGCTATAAATGTTTATTATGATAAAGACTGCGATTTAAGCCTTATTCAAAGTAAAAAAGTAGCAATCATCGGCTTTGGTTCACAAGGTCATGCACATGCTGAAAATTTAAGAGATAACGGTGTAAGCGTTGTAATTGGCCTTTCAAAAGGTGGCAAAAGCTGGGCAAAAGCTGAAGCAAAAGGCTTTGAGGTAAAAACTGTCAGCGAAGCTACAAAGGGCGCTGATGTAATCATGATATTAACTCCAGACGAACTTCAAGCTGAAATTTATAAAAATGAGATCGAGCCAAATTTAAAAGATCACGCTGCTATAGCGTTTGGACATGGATTTAATGTGCATTTTGGTCAAATCAAAGCTCCAGCAAATATAGATGTCATTATGATCGCTCCAAAAGCTCCAGGACACACAGTTAGAAGTGAGTTCGTAAGAGGTGGCGGCATACCTGATCTTATCGCCGTTGAGCAAAATGCAAGTGGAAAGGCAAAAGAGATCGCACTAAGCTATGCTTGCGGTATAGGTGGCGGTAGAACCGGCATTATCGAGACAACATTTAAAGATGAAACTGAAACAGATTTGTTTGGTGAGCAAGCTGTACTTTGCGGCGGTCTTTGCGCACTAGTAAATGCTGGTTTTGATACACTTGTAGAGGCTGGTTATGAGCCCGAGATGGCGTATTTTGAATGCTTGCATGAGCTAAAATTAATCGTTGATCTAATGTATCAAGGTGGCATGGCTGATATGCGCTACTCTATCTCAAACACAGCTGAATACGGCGATTACGTAAGCGGCGTAAGAGTAGTTGGCGAAGAGAGCAGAAAAGCTATGAAAGAAGTTTTAAAAGAGATTCAAAATGGTAAATTTGCAAAAGACTTCATCCTAGAGAGAAAAGCAGGATATGTTAGAATGAACGCTGAACGCGGTATAGCTGAGAGAAGTTTGCTAAATCAAACTGGCAAAAAACTTCGTGCGATGATGCCTTGGATAACTAACGGCAAACTTATAGATCAAAATAAAAACTAA
- a CDS encoding HDOD domain-containing protein produces the protein MNESVFKKIKALPPLDDTVIQIQRLHADENSSISDLTKVVEKDPMLTANILRSANSPLYGFSQEITTIARAISLFGMATIRGFALSSTIKKSFSINLEPYGITTQDFLNISIIQNALMYNWHSKVNPKSLEILSPASFMLEIGKIVLAHELAENKQDVEFREKLKNISSPIDLALFETEILDMSNEEVTAKIFEQWNLETELSSSILYSTNPEEAPDHIKDYAKALKVIKTAVNIFNQLDDISIQNTLPLLDEYGFGHDTFLMAVAKVKDNL, from the coding sequence ATGAATGAATCAGTTTTTAAAAAAATCAAAGCACTTCCACCATTAGATGACACAGTTATACAAATCCAACGCTTACATGCGGACGAAAATAGCTCAATAAGTGATCTTACAAAAGTGGTCGAAAAGGATCCGATGCTAACAGCAAATATTTTGCGTTCAGCAAACTCTCCACTTTATGGGTTTTCTCAAGAGATCACAACCATTGCAAGAGCTATTTCTCTTTTTGGTATGGCTACGATTCGAGGTTTTGCGCTTTCAAGTACGATTAAAAAGAGCTTTTCTATAAATTTAGAGCCTTATGGCATTACTACACAAGATTTTTTAAATATCTCAATCATTCAGAATGCACTAATGTATAATTGGCATTCTAAAGTTAATCCTAAAAGCCTAGAAATTCTCTCTCCAGCTTCATTTATGCTTGAGATTGGCAAGATAGTTCTTGCTCACGAATTAGCCGAAAATAAACAAGACGTCGAATTTAGAGAAAAACTTAAAAATATATCTAGTCCAATTGATCTTGCCCTATTTGAAACAGAAATTTTAGATATGTCAAATGAAGAAGTTACAGCTAAAATTTTTGAACAATGGAACCTTGAGACAGAGCTTAGCAGCTCAATATTATATTCAACTAATCCAGAAGAGGCACCAGATCATATAAAAGATTACGCAAAAGCCCTAAAAGTGATAAAAACGGCTGTAAATATCTTTAATCAACTTGATGATATAAGCATACAAAATACTCTACCTCTTCTTGACGAATACGGCTTTGGACATGATACGTTTTTAATGGCTGTCGCTAAAGTCAAAGATAATTTGTGA